The stretch of DNA CGGCATTGAAGTCATTCAAGAGAACAATCTGGTCAAAATCAATTACGCGTTAGAAGACGCCCCCGCTTATAAGGCGGGCATACGCACAGGTGATTATATCACCGCAGTCGAAGGTGAACGCACATTTGGTAAAACATTGGACGAAGCCATTGAAGGCATGAAAGGCCTTGCGGGCGATCCCGTTACAGTTACCGTGCTAACACCTGATAATATTACCAAAGACGTTGTGGTTATTCGCCAAGTCGTGCGCCGCCGCGCCGTGCGTCACCGCGTTGAAAAAGGCCAAGGCTATGTCTTTCTTGAGACGTTTAATAACGAACGACTAACGGATGATTTGGAACTGGCGCTAAAAGACATCAAACGACAATTAGGCGTGAGTAACATTCCTGGCTTAATTATAGATTTGCGCGGCAATCGGGGTGGCCTGTTGACAGAGTCTGTCAGCGTCTCTGGCTTATTTCTTGATGGCGGCGAAGTCCTATCGGCGCGCGGCCGCACGTCCGAGGATACAGAGCGCTACCACGCAGAAGACGGTCAATTTGATAAGGATATGCGCATTGTCGTGCTTATTGATAGCGGATCAGCCTCGGCCGCAGAGATTGTGGCCGGTGCCCTCCAAGACCGGGGCCGTGCGGTTGTTGTCGGGCGGCGGTCATTTGGCAAAGGGTCTGTGCAATCCGTT from Fretibacter rubidus encodes:
- a CDS encoding S41 family peptidase; protein product: MTLRHRFILAAVLSLVFCFWAPGPNPAAKDAVSAAAIKTENAEMLDRLKLFADVLAVVRNEYVEDVDDADLIDAALNGALNSLDPHSSYVPPVKFEEQKEAARGEYGGLGIEVIQENNLVKINYALEDAPAYKAGIRTGDYITAVEGERTFGKTLDEAIEGMKGLAGDPVTVTVLTPDNITKDVVVIRQVVRRRAVRHRVEKGQGYVFLETFNNERLTDDLELALKDIKRQLGVSNIPGLIIDLRGNRGGLLTESVSVSGLFLDGGEVLSARGRTSEDTERYHAEDGQFDKDMRIVVLIDSGSASAAEIVAGALQDRGRAVVVGRRSFGKGSVQSVMPLAINNGALRLTTQKYYTPSGKSIQGRGIMPDVLVALSPDTGTIRKQFREASFSNALSNADMSAFEEDHDTIDYPPEDWPRTEDYQLQKALDIIRSSRHTDILSKFEK